The sequence GCCAACTGTTGAGAGGAGCAAAACGTTGGTTGCCCGTGTTAGCACCGCCACGTCCATCCGTTACTCTATATGTTCCTGCTGCGTGCCAAGCCATGCGAATCATTAAACCACCGTAATGACCCCAGTCGGCAGGCCACCAGTCCTGACTTTCGGTCATCAGTTTTTTCAAATCAGTTTTTACTGCATCAAGGTCCAATTTTTTAAACTCTTCCTTATAGTTAAAATTTACATCAATCGGCTTTGTTTTTGTGTCGTGCTGATGCAAGATATCAAGGTTAAGTGCTTTGGGCCACCAATCCATTACTGAGTTGTGTGTTTCTGTGTTTGCTCCTTGATGAAAAGGGCATTTTCCTTTTGTTGTATCCATGTTGTATATATTTATTAGTTTTTAAATTCTCCTGTTATTTGAAGTGTAATGTCTTTTACTTTAAATCCTTTTATTTTTTTCCTGACGAAATATTGAGTTATCATTTTGTCGAGTTCTGGGTCTTCAAAATCCTCAATCTTGTCTGTTTCGGAACAGTATAAATGATGATGCTTTTGCATTATTGCATCGTATCGCATTATATCTTTCTCGCTTTTTACTTTTTTCAAAAGTTGATTTTCTACTAATGAATCTAAAACTTTATAAACTGTCCCTACAGAAACATTAGGATGATTCTGCTTAATGTAGTCAATAATGTTTTCAGCAGTCGG is a genomic window of Sediminibacterium sp. TEGAF015 containing:
- a CDS encoding Fur family transcriptional regulator, with protein sequence MTTDYLRGQLKQRGLKITPQRVAIYEAVVKLKNHPTAENIIDYIKQNHPNVSVGTVYKVLDSLVENQLLKKVKSEKDIMRYDAIMQKHHHLYCSETDKIEDFEDPELDKMITQYFVRKKIKGFKVKDITLQITGEFKN